The following proteins come from a genomic window of Ilumatobacter coccineus YM16-304:
- a CDS encoding gamma-glutamyltransferase family protein, producing MSVSNPPLRSVRTPNHMVASADQVATSAGVETFARGGNAVDAAIATNAAIAVTGPHLCGMGGDLFALVYDDGDVHALNASGRAGSGADAAAMRSAGLTEMPFRLDIRSVTVPGCVDGWLALHDRFGSLPLDQVLDPAIRLANDGFPASPLMIGALHLASDQGRANLHEIAEQAQTRGSRVRRPGVAAALAGVARGGRDTFYGGAFGEGLIEMGGGLFTASDLATVQAEWQPVLSGEAFGVTLHTAEPNSQGYLAIGGARLASQLDLPADPDDERWAHLLIEAATAAGRDRPSQLFDGADGRELLDMIDGRFDEIDVGRASGRWAPSNDGDTTYLCTAGRGVDGREMAVSLIQSNASGFGSHLVEPNTGINLHNRGMGFSIEEGHPAELAPGRRPPHTLLPMAATRDDGSLAAVFGTMGGDAQPQIMLQIAARLFHHRQSPARAIGAGRWALKGPATGFDTWTAPEGPGVSLEGHAPHDWLDALASRGHRTSGAPAWDSGFGHACAIVGGRDGMWVGSTDPRTVIGSCAGA from the coding sequence TCGAAACGTTCGCTCGCGGCGGCAACGCCGTCGACGCGGCGATCGCCACCAACGCGGCCATCGCCGTCACCGGGCCGCACCTGTGCGGCATGGGTGGCGACCTGTTCGCGCTGGTCTACGACGACGGCGACGTGCATGCGCTCAACGCCTCGGGGCGCGCGGGCTCAGGGGCCGACGCCGCGGCGATGCGTAGCGCCGGGCTGACGGAGATGCCGTTCCGGCTCGACATCCGCTCGGTGACGGTGCCGGGATGCGTCGACGGGTGGCTGGCGCTGCACGACCGCTTCGGCTCGCTGCCGCTCGACCAGGTTCTCGACCCGGCGATCCGCCTCGCCAACGACGGTTTCCCGGCGTCACCGCTGATGATCGGCGCATTGCACCTCGCCAGCGACCAAGGGCGAGCGAATCTCCATGAAATCGCCGAGCAGGCCCAGACGCGCGGCTCGCGTGTGCGGCGTCCCGGCGTGGCTGCGGCCCTCGCCGGCGTCGCTCGCGGAGGGCGCGACACCTTCTACGGCGGGGCGTTCGGCGAGGGACTCATCGAGATGGGCGGCGGGTTGTTCACCGCGTCCGACCTGGCCACCGTGCAGGCCGAGTGGCAGCCGGTGCTCTCCGGCGAGGCGTTCGGCGTGACGCTGCACACCGCTGAGCCCAACTCACAGGGCTACCTCGCCATCGGCGGTGCCCGCCTCGCATCGCAACTCGACCTGCCCGCCGACCCCGACGACGAGCGATGGGCGCACCTCCTGATCGAAGCCGCCACGGCGGCCGGCCGTGATCGTCCGAGCCAGCTGTTCGACGGAGCGGACGGCCGAGAGTTGCTCGACATGATCGACGGCCGCTTCGACGAGATCGACGTCGGCCGTGCCAGCGGCCGTTGGGCTCCCTCGAACGACGGCGACACGACCTATCTGTGCACGGCCGGGCGCGGCGTCGACGGCCGGGAGATGGCGGTGTCGCTGATCCAGTCGAACGCCTCGGGATTCGGGAGCCACCTCGTCGAGCCGAACACCGGGATCAACCTGCACAACCGCGGCATGGGCTTCAGCATCGAGGAAGGCCACCCGGCGGAGTTGGCGCCGGGGCGGCGGCCGCCGCACACGCTCCTGCCGATGGCGGCCACCCGTGACGACGGGTCGCTGGCAGCGGTCTTCGGCACCATGGGCGGCGACGCGCAGCCGCAGATCATGTTGCAGATCGCCGCCCGCCTGTTCCATCACCGTCAGAGCCCAGCTCGAGCGATCGGCGCGGGGCGATGGGCGCTCAAAGGTCCGGCCACCGGATTCGACACGTGGACCGCACCGGAAGGCCCCGGCGTGAGTCTCGAAGGCCACGCTCCGCACGACTGGCTCGATGCACTCGCGTCGCGCGGTCACCGCACGAGCGGAGCTCCCGCCTGGGACTCAGGGTTCGGACACGCCTGCGCCATCGTCGGAGGCCGCGACGGCATGTGGGTCGGCTCCACCGACCCCCGAACGGTGATCGGCTCCTGCGCCGGAGCCTGA